Proteins encoded in a region of the Sparus aurata chromosome 6, fSpaAur1.1, whole genome shotgun sequence genome:
- the amigo3 gene encoding amphoterin-induced protein 3, producing MLCVAGNAGVLQGVVAASPSLWPVVVLLVWLSPVQTSICQSQDSSQAARCLCASDILSCTAAGLERVPAEMPVSAVTLDLSHNQIEKLEGGAFEGLYRLETLRLAHNLLTAVQPGAFRNTSGTLLQHLDLSSNQLRVLEPHYFQDLPGLKELLLFNNRIVRVESRALAGLSSLRKAYLSHNLLTDFPFFSIQEHNYPHLSMLDLSSNRLPKLPLEDISKLPLSVQSGLYLHNNSLVCDCSMYTLLLHWEQRGFASVTEFRQEHTCLAYGIKRVRFFRNDRYSETCNLTAMIGLLKLQNSSVSVKAGEPVVLHCVTTLSGQHVTFLWVSPTQEYVAPPGNNDSLKMFTNGSLKIVAARAEDSGIYWCIAQDLQRQRNETREVNVTVVPHPGHELHESFNTGFTTLLGCVVSLVLVLMYLYLTPCRCPPCRKASAPATATSSKGNEAGAGSAQSSILTPTPPASTEGPGRKVSTNKHVVFLEPIKEQQNGRLRAGPVAGGHLGPGLLLGAEQHSKQQRAGETDSIMSVFSDTPIISP from the coding sequence ATGTTGTGTGTTGCTGGTAACGCTGGAGTCCTGCAGGGTGTGGTAGCAGCTTCACCATCATTGTGGCCCgttgttgtgttgttggtcTGGCTCAGCCCGGTCCAGACCTCCATCTGCCAGTCTCAGGACTCTTCTCAGGCGGCCCGCTGCCTCTGTGCCTCCGACATCCTGAGCTGCACCGCTGCCGGCCTGGAGCGGGTCCCCGCAGAAATGCCCGTCTCTGCCGTCACTCTGGATCTCAGCCACAACCAGATCGAGAAGCTGGAAGGGGGCGCCTTTGAAGGACTTTATCGACTGGAGACATTACGGTTAGCTCACAACCTGCTGACCGCCGTTCAGCCGGGAGCATTTCGAAACACCTCTGGGACTCTGCTCCAACACCTGGACTTGTCATCCAATCAGCTTCGGGTTTTGGAGCCGCATTATTTCCAGGATTTGCCCGGACTGAAGGAACTGCTGCTGTTCAACAACCGGATCGTCCGTGTGGAAAGCAGAGCTCTGGCAGGACTGAGCAGCCTCCGCAAGGCCTACCTCAGTCACAACCTGCTCACTGACTTCCCCTTCTTTTCTATCCAAGAGCACAACTACCCTCACCTGTCCATGCTGGACCTGTCCTCAAACCGCCTGCCTAAACTTCCCCTGGAGGACATATCAAAGTTACCCCTGTCAGTGCAGAGCGGTCTGTACCTGCACAACAACTCTCTGGTGTGTGATTGCTCAATGTACACACTCTTGCTGCACTGGGAGCAGCGAGGCTTCGCCTCCGTCACAGAGTTCAGGCAGGAGCACACCTGTCTGGCCTACGGGATAAAGAGAGTGCGCTTCTTCAGGAATGACCGGTACTCTGAAACATGTAACCTGACGGCCATGATCGGGCTGCTGAAGTTGCAGAACAGCAGTGTCTCGGTGAAGGCCGGGGAGCCCGTGGTGCTGCACTGTGTGACCACTCTGAGCGGGCAGCACGTCACCTTCCTCTGGGTGTCGCCCACTCAGGAGTATGTTGCGCCACCAGGAAACAACGACTCATTAAAGATGTTCACCAACGGCAGCCTGAAGATCGTGGCAGCACGTGCAGAGGATTCTGGGATCTACTGGTGCATTGCCCAGGACCTGCAGCGGCAGCGCAACGAGACGCGGGAGGTCAACGTGACGGTGGTGCCGCACCCTGGCCACGAGCTTCATGAGTCCTTCAACACGGGATTCACCACGCTGCTGGGCTGTGTGGTGAGCCTGGTGCTGGTCCTCATGTACCTGTACCTGACGCCCTGCCGCTGCCCTCCCTGTCGCAAGGCCTCCGCCCCCGCCACGGCCACCTCGAGCAAGGGGAACGAGGCCGGGGCAGGGAGCGCCCAATCCTCCATCCTCACCCCCACCCCGCCGGCATCCACTGAGGGCCCGGGCCGCAAGGTCAGTACCAACAAGCATGTGGTGTTTCTGGAGCCAATCAAAGAGCAGCAGAACGGCAGACTGAGGGCGGGGCCTGTAGCAGGGGGACACCTGGGGCCGGGGTTACTGCTAGGGGCAGAGCAGCACTCGAAGCAGCAGAGGGCAGGAGAGACGGACTCCATCATGTCCgtcttctcagacactcccatCATCTCGCCATAG